A single Musa acuminata AAA Group cultivar baxijiao chromosome BXJ2-1, Cavendish_Baxijiao_AAA, whole genome shotgun sequence DNA region contains:
- the LOC103997239 gene encoding germin-like protein 5-1, with the protein MIMLTAMTKPSLLLLAFFSLLVVPPCLAADPDMLQDICVADPGSGVKLNGFACKPAENVTEADFFFKGLATPGATNNTMGSLVTGANVEKIPGLNTLGVSMSRIDYAPGGLNPPHTHPRATEIVFVLDGTLDVGFITTANKLIAKTITKGEVFVFPRGLVHFQKNNGAVPAAVIAGFNSQLPGTQSIAATLFAATPTVPDDVLAKAFQIGTKEVEDIKSRLAPKK; encoded by the exons ATGATAATGCTGACCGCCATGACCAAGCCTTCGCTGTTGCTGCTCGCCTTCTTCTCCCTCCTCGTTGTTCCTCCCTGCCTTGCCGCGGACCCCGACATGCTGCAAGACATCTGCGTCGCAGATCCTGGCTCAG GCGTCAAGCTGAATGGATTCGCCTGCAAGCCGGCGGAAAACGTGACAGAGGCGGACTTCTTCTTCAAGGGGCTGGCCACGCCGGGCGCCACCAACAACACCATGGGCTCCCTCGTGACCGGCGCCAACGTCGAGAAGATACCCGGGCTGAACACCCTGGGCGTGTCCATGTCCCGCATCGACTACGCCCCCGGCGGGCTGAACCCGCCCCACACCCACCCGCGCGCCACCGAGATCGTCTTCGTCCTCGACGGCACCCTCGACGTGGGCTTCATCACCACCGCCAACAAGCTGATAGCCAAGACCATCACCAAGGGCGAAGTCTTCGTCTTCCCCCGTGGGCTCGTCCACTTCCAGAAGAACAACGGCGCGGTGCCCGCCGCCGTCATCGCCGGCTTCAACAGCCAGCTCCCCGGCACCCAGTCCATCGCTGCCACCCTCTTCGCGGCAACCCCGACGGTGCCCGACGACGTCCTCGCCAAGGCCTTCCAGATCGGCACCAAGGAGGTGGAGGATATCAAGAGCCGCCTTGCGCCCAAGAAGTGA